One Clostridium novyi NT genomic window carries:
- a CDS encoding pyridoxal phosphate-dependent aminotransferase, with protein MRYADVKNIISTNVQNIEISGIRKFYNKVVKIEDAISLTLGQPDFNVPQKIKEAMIKAINDNKTAYTSNAGIEELRKEIGNYLMEKFHIKYNKEEICLTIGGSEAILSTFMAFINKGDKVLVPTPAYPAYESCIKLLGGEVINYPLKEDFSIDHESLKNIIDMEQPKIMILSYPCNPTGATLLKEDKEKLYNLIKDRKILVISDEIYSAISFEEEYHSLGQYEDLKEKFVLVNGFSKMFSMTGLRLGFVCADKKYIDSIVKVHQYNVSCAPSIVQWGALEGIRNCISDVEYMKEKFNERKDYLYNRLVAMGLEVEYPRGAFYIFPSIKKFNMSSEEFCERLLNEAKLAIVPGSAFGKGGEGFIRISYCYSLEQLKEAMSRLENWIKNLK; from the coding sequence ATGAGGTATGCTGACGTGAAAAATATAATTTCAACTAATGTGCAAAATATTGAAATATCGGGAATAAGAAAGTTCTATAACAAAGTAGTAAAAATTGAAGATGCCATTTCTCTTACTTTAGGACAACCAGATTTTAATGTACCACAAAAGATAAAAGAAGCTATGATAAAGGCTATAAATGATAATAAAACAGCGTACACTTCAAATGCGGGTATAGAGGAATTAAGAAAAGAGATAGGTAATTATTTAATGGAAAAGTTTCATATTAAATATAATAAGGAAGAAATATGTTTAACTATAGGAGGAAGTGAAGCAATTTTATCTACTTTTATGGCGTTTATAAATAAAGGAGATAAAGTTTTAGTTCCAACTCCAGCTTATCCTGCTTATGAAAGTTGTATAAAACTTTTAGGGGGAGAAGTTATAAACTATCCTTTAAAAGAAGACTTTTCTATTGATCATGAATCATTAAAAAATATTATAGACATGGAACAACCTAAAATTATGATTTTATCATATCCTTGTAATCCTACAGGAGCTACTTTACTTAAAGAGGATAAAGAGAAACTATATAATTTAATTAAGGATAGAAAAATTCTAGTTATTAGTGATGAAATATATAGTGCTATTTCTTTTGAAGAAGAATATCATTCATTAGGACAATATGAGGATTTAAAAGAAAAGTTTGTACTTGTTAATGGATTTTCTAAAATGTTTTCTATGACAGGGCTTAGACTTGGATTTGTATGTGCTGATAAAAAGTATATAGATAGTATAGTAAAGGTGCATCAATATAATGTGTCTTGTGCTCCATCTATTGTTCAATGGGGAGCTTTAGAGGGAATTAGAAATTGTATAAGTGATGTTGAGTACATGAAGGAGAAGTTTAATGAAAGAAAAGATTATTTATATAATAGATTAGTGGCTATGGGATTAGAAGTGGAATATCCAAGAGGGGCTTTTTATATATTTCCAAGTATAAAGAAATTTAATATGAGCAGTGAGGAATTCTGTGAGAGATTATTAAATGAAGCTAAACTCGCAATAGTACCAGGCTCTGCTTTTGGAAAAGGCGGAGAGGGATTTATTAGAATTTCTTATTGTTATTCCTTAGAACAACTAAAAGAAGCCATGAGTAGATTAGAAAATTGGATTAAAAATTTAAAATAA
- a CDS encoding TIGR03905 family TSCPD domain-containing protein — protein sequence MYTYIPKGVCSRQIDFEIEDNKLKNASFVGGCNGNLKGICSLVEGMDIDSIIEKLRGIDCRGKGTSCPDQLAKALEEIKNKQSDK from the coding sequence TTGTATACGTACATACCAAAGGGAGTCTGTTCAAGACAAATAGATTTTGAGATTGAAGACAATAAATTAAAAAATGCCTCTTTTGTAGGTGGATGTAATGGAAACTTAAAAGGTATTTGTAGTCTTGTTGAAGGAATGGACATAGACTCTATAATAGAAAAACTTAGAGGAATAGATTGCAGAGGAAAAGGAACTTCATGTCCTGATCAATTAGCTAAAGCCCTTGAAGAAATAAAAAATAAACAATCAGATAAATAA
- a CDS encoding YncE family protein: protein MGKLYVCNTHSDNISVVDIGVFKEEGKIYSKTPSLDKIGPHSICNYKDKLLVANRYNNTLSIFDKVNGEEIDNYFIGMNCNDVVEYKDKAYIICADSNDVVVFNLKTNLIEEKIPCGDFPKSIEINKHKKIILISNFQDDSITLIDLEDTKNIKNIRVGSYPTKASFTVDGEHIIVCESNMGGDMKGSLSIISLKGLRLFNKILVGKYPVDMYINSSCSFVSNFGDGTISIVDINNYKEIKKINVGGMPKGIIKLGESIYVGDNYNNLLIKADLIKENKKVISIGGEPTGMTYI, encoded by the coding sequence ATGGGAAAACTATATGTGTGTAATACACATTCAGATAATATATCTGTTGTAGATATAGGAGTATTTAAAGAGGAGGGAAAAATATATTCTAAAACTCCTAGCTTAGATAAAATAGGGCCCCACAGTATATGTAACTATAAAGACAAGCTACTTGTGGCTAATAGGTACAATAATACTTTGTCTATATTTGATAAAGTAAATGGAGAAGAAATAGACAATTATTTTATAGGTATGAATTGCAATGATGTAGTAGAGTACAAAGATAAGGCTTATATAATATGCGCAGATTCAAATGATGTTGTGGTTTTTAATTTGAAAACTAATTTAATAGAGGAAAAAATTCCTTGCGGAGATTTTCCAAAGAGCATAGAAATTAATAAACATAAGAAAATTATACTTATATCTAATTTTCAAGATGACAGTATTACTTTAATTGATTTAGAGGACACAAAAAATATAAAGAATATAAGGGTAGGGTCATATCCAACAAAAGCATCGTTTACAGTGGATGGCGAACATATTATAGTATGCGAAAGTAACATGGGAGGTGATATGAAAGGAAGTTTAAGTATTATTTCTTTAAAGGGACTTAGGTTATTTAATAAAATTTTAGTAGGAAAATATCCTGTTGATATGTATATAAATTCTAGTTGCAGTTTTGTATCTAATTTTGGGGATGGAACTATAAGTATAGTGGATATTAACAATTATAAAGAGATAAAAAAGATAAATGTTGGGGGTATGCCAAAGGGCATTATAAAACTAGGAGAAAGTATATATGTGGGGGATAATTATAACAATTTATTGATAAAAGCAGATTTAATTAAAGAAAATAAAAAAGTCATATCCATAGGAGGAGAACCTACTGGTATGACGTATATATGA
- a CDS encoding DUF4364 family protein, whose protein sequence is MFSNTSDLAEDKLLLLYLLENIKLPISNNQITQIILENNFINYFTLQQYLSELESALFINVIEQEGKHRIVISSKGLKVLSLFRNRISEDKTKAIDAYLNKHLDSIKKEITISSEYTIEGNNYIVNLKAIENNSILIDLKLNVASNEQAKALCAKWKENSSEIYYKLIEVLIND, encoded by the coding sequence GTGTTTAGTAACACATCAGATTTAGCTGAAGATAAACTTCTTTTGCTTTATTTACTAGAAAATATAAAACTTCCTATTTCCAATAATCAAATTACTCAAATAATTTTAGAAAACAATTTTATTAATTATTTCACACTTCAACAATATTTAAGTGAACTTGAAAGTGCTCTTTTTATAAATGTGATAGAACAAGAAGGTAAGCATAGAATCGTAATATCAAGTAAAGGTTTAAAGGTGCTTTCCTTATTTAGAAATAGAATATCTGAAGATAAAACGAAAGCAATAGATGCCTACCTTAATAAACATTTAGATAGTATAAAAAAGGAAATAACCATTTCCTCTGAATATACGATTGAAGGAAATAATTATATTGTAAATTTGAAGGCTATTGAAAATAATTCTATTTTAATTGACCTAAAGTTAAACGTGGCTTCAAATGAACAAGCTAAAGCTTTGTGTGCAAAGTGGAAGGAAAATTCTTCTGAAATATACTATAAACTTATAGAGGTTCTCATAAACGATTAA
- a CDS encoding DNA-3-methyladenine glycosylase has product MKRLNREFYTRDTIEVAKDLLGKIIVVENETKLLGKIVEVEAYGGISDKAAHSYGNRKTERTKIMYEEGGYVYVFQIYGMYNCLNIVSSKKDVPEAVLIRAVEPIENIDDFSKNRYGKDFNELTKYQQKNITNGPGKLCMAMNITKKFNGLDLCKDNIYIVDNKEEFEIVASKRIGIDYAEEAKDYLWRFYIKDSKYVSKK; this is encoded by the coding sequence ATGAAAAGATTAAATAGAGAATTTTATACAAGAGATACAATAGAGGTTGCAAAGGATTTATTAGGAAAAATTATTGTTGTGGAAAATGAAACAAAATTACTTGGAAAAATAGTTGAAGTAGAAGCTTATGGTGGTATTAGTGATAAAGCAGCTCATTCATATGGAAACAGAAAAACTGAAAGAACTAAAATCATGTATGAGGAAGGGGGCTATGTTTATGTATTTCAGATTTATGGTATGTACAATTGTTTAAATATAGTTTCTTCAAAAAAGGATGTTCCAGAAGCAGTTCTTATAAGAGCAGTTGAACCAATTGAAAATATAGATGACTTTAGTAAAAATAGATATGGAAAAGATTTCAACGAGTTAACTAAGTATCAACAAAAAAATATAACTAATGGACCAGGAAAGTTATGTATGGCAATGAATATTACAAAAAAATTTAATGGTTTGGATTTGTGCAAAGATAACATATACATAGTTGACAATAAAGAGGAATTTGAAATTGTAGCTTCTAAAAGGATTGGAATTGATTATGCCGAGGAAGCTAAGGATTATTTATGGAGATTTTATATTAAGGATAGTAAATATGTTTCAAAGAAATAG
- a CDS encoding single-stranded DNA-binding protein: MDNLMLNNKIYLEGTCVSNLEFSHEMYGEGFYTFKISVNRLSDVKDILPVTISERLLTEIDIKEGAELIIEGQLRSYNKFIEGSNRLILTVFARDVQPCIEKSKNPNQIFLDGYICKEPIYRTTPFGREIADILLAVNRPYNKSDYIPTISWGRNSRFCKTLNVGDNIRVWGRLQSRKYQKKVGEDEVVTKTAYEVSISKLEYADEIDEEIDKSVENLAE, encoded by the coding sequence ATGGACAATTTAATGTTAAACAACAAAATTTATTTAGAGGGGACTTGTGTATCAAATCTTGAATTCAGTCATGAAATGTATGGAGAGGGATTTTACACATTTAAAATTTCTGTAAATAGACTCAGCGATGTAAAGGATATCTTACCAGTTACTATTTCGGAAAGATTATTAACTGAAATAGACATAAAAGAAGGAGCAGAGTTAATAATAGAAGGTCAACTTAGATCTTATAATAAGTTTATTGAAGGATCTAATAGACTTATACTTACAGTATTTGCAAGGGATGTACAACCATGCATTGAAAAGAGCAAAAATCCAAATCAAATTTTCTTAGATGGCTATATATGCAAAGAGCCTATTTATAGAACAACTCCTTTTGGAAGGGAAATTGCAGATATATTATTAGCGGTTAATAGACCATATAATAAGTCTGATTATATACCTACAATTTCTTGGGGAAGAAATTCTAGATTTTGTAAGACATTGAATGTTGGAGATAATATAAGAGTTTGGGGAAGATTACAAAGTAGAAAGTATCAAAAGAAAGTTGGAGAAGACGAAGTTGTAACTAAGACAGCTTATGAAGTTTCTATATCAAAACTTGAATATGCTGATGAGATTGATGAAGAAATTGATAAATCAGTAGAAAACTTAGCAGAATAA
- the dapD gene encoding 2,3,4,5-tetrahydropyridine-2,6-dicarboxylate N-acetyltransferase, whose product MNYDLTNPYEIARYIKESKKSTPLKVYVDGNLTNCNVNNIECYGENNFYVLFGESQEILNFLDENKDSINKYRIEQDRRNSAIPMLDTKNIDARIEPGAIIRDMVSIGKNAVIMMGAVINIGCEIGEGTMVDMNAVLGARAKLGKNVHLGAGAVVAGVLEPPSKSPCVIEDNVLIGANAVILEGVRVGKNSVVAAGSVVVEDIPENVVVAGSPAKIIKTVDDKTKDKTKLMDDLRK is encoded by the coding sequence ATGAATTACGATTTAACAAATCCATACGAAATTGCAAGATACATAAAAGAATCAAAGAAATCCACTCCACTTAAAGTATATGTAGATGGAAACCTTACTAATTGTAATGTAAATAATATAGAATGTTATGGTGAAAATAATTTTTATGTACTATTTGGTGAAAGTCAAGAAATCTTAAACTTTTTAGATGAAAATAAAGATTCAATAAACAAATATAGAATAGAACAAGATAGAAGAAATTCTGCTATACCTATGTTAGATACTAAAAATATAGATGCTAGAATAGAACCAGGTGCAATTATAAGAGATATGGTTTCTATAGGTAAGAATGCTGTTATTATGATGGGTGCTGTTATTAATATAGGCTGCGAAATCGGAGAAGGCACTATGGTAGACATGAACGCTGTACTTGGAGCTCGTGCAAAGCTTGGTAAAAACGTTCATTTGGGTGCTGGTGCTGTTGTTGCAGGTGTATTAGAACCACCTAGCAAATCACCTTGTGTAATTGAAGACAATGTATTAATAGGTGCAAATGCCGTTATATTAGAAGGAGTACGTGTTGGAAAGAATTCTGTTGTTGCAGCAGGTTCTGTTGTTGTTGAAGACATTCCTGAAAATGTAGTTGTAGCTGGAAGTCCTGCTAAAATAATTAAAACTGTTGATGATAAAACTAAAGACAAAACTAAGTTAATGGACGATTTAAGAAAATAA
- a CDS encoding peptide ABC transporter substrate-binding protein, which translates to MKKKVLAVLPTAALATTMLFTGCGSASKGAKEAGKTTAQSGGTLNVDLPEIKTLDSAQSQDNISATPIGAAFEGLTRANNGKMELAAAKECKVSDDKKTYTFTLRDLNWTDGKPVTAKDFEYAWKRLVDPKTKAPYSTFINGIVKNASKISEGKGNPEELGVKAKDDKTLVVTLEKPVPFFEELTAFTALFPVRRDIVEAQGEKYGSDPTKMVFNGPFVVESWQKGGKTVLKKNDKYYDAKDVKLDGVVFQDIKELPTKYQMFSAKQLDSIGATGEYREKLKMDGEKGKCVFKTAKTPSAFYMIYNMNGKNKLLTNPKIRLALSLAMDRETYVNKIYKRGFVAYGLIPETIKCIDKDFRAEVPEPLKAVIAEKKDPKALFVEGLKELKMDPDPSKYTLNYMSQGAAAFDKQSGEYFQNQWKTKIGVNVNITQPASFSDYLTKCQSGEFEIAMSGWGADYNDPSSMTDVFSKSNGNNHSKYYNAKYEEIIAKANAELDPAKRLDLFKQAEQLLVVEDAGIAPVFYKDLSSAEQNYVKGIQNPAFGASMELKWASIEK; encoded by the coding sequence GTGAAGAAAAAAGTACTAGCAGTATTGCCAACTGCAGCCTTAGCGACAACAATGTTGTTTACAGGATGTGGAAGTGCGAGCAAAGGGGCTAAGGAAGCTGGAAAGACAACAGCTCAAAGTGGAGGTACTTTAAATGTTGATTTACCAGAAATAAAAACTTTAGACTCAGCTCAATCACAAGATAATATATCAGCAACTCCAATTGGGGCAGCATTTGAAGGACTAACAAGAGCTAATAATGGAAAAATGGAGCTTGCTGCAGCAAAAGAGTGTAAAGTCTCAGATGACAAAAAAACTTACACATTTACATTAAGAGATTTAAATTGGACTGACGGAAAGCCAGTAACAGCAAAAGACTTTGAATATGCATGGAAGAGACTTGTTGATCCAAAAACAAAGGCTCCATATTCAACATTTATAAATGGAATAGTTAAAAATGCATCTAAAATTTCAGAAGGAAAAGGAAATCCAGAAGAATTAGGAGTTAAAGCTAAAGATGATAAAACTTTAGTTGTAACACTTGAAAAACCAGTACCATTCTTCGAAGAGTTAACAGCATTCACAGCATTATTTCCAGTAAGACGTGATATAGTTGAAGCTCAAGGAGAAAAATACGGTTCAGATCCAACTAAAATGGTATTCAACGGACCATTCGTAGTAGAAAGTTGGCAAAAAGGTGGTAAAACTGTATTAAAGAAAAATGATAAATATTATGATGCTAAAGATGTAAAACTTGACGGCGTTGTATTCCAAGATATAAAAGAATTACCAACAAAATATCAAATGTTCTCAGCTAAACAATTAGATTCAATTGGAGCTACTGGAGAATATAGAGAAAAATTAAAGATGGATGGAGAAAAAGGAAAATGCGTATTTAAAACAGCAAAAACTCCTTCTGCATTCTACATGATATATAATATGAATGGAAAAAATAAATTACTTACTAATCCAAAAATAAGACTTGCTTTATCTTTAGCAATGGATAGAGAAACATATGTAAACAAGATTTATAAAAGAGGATTTGTAGCATATGGATTAATTCCTGAAACTATAAAATGTATAGATAAAGATTTTAGAGCAGAAGTTCCAGAACCATTAAAAGCTGTAATAGCTGAAAAGAAAGATCCAAAAGCATTATTCGTTGAAGGATTAAAAGAATTAAAAATGGATCCAGATCCATCTAAATATACTTTAAATTATATGTCACAAGGTGCAGCTGCATTTGACAAACAATCAGGTGAATATTTCCAAAATCAATGGAAAACAAAGATTGGTGTTAATGTAAACATAACACAACCTGCTAGTTTCTCTGATTACCTAACAAAATGTCAATCAGGAGAATTTGAAATAGCAATGTCAGGATGGGGTGCAGACTACAACGATCCATCTAGTATGACAGATGTATTCTCTAAATCTAATGGAAATAACCATAGTAAATACTACAATGCAAAATATGAAGAAATTATAGCTAAAGCAAATGCTGAATTAGATCCAGCTAAGAGACTTGATTTATTTAAACAAGCAGAACAATTATTAGTAGTTGAGGATGCAGGTATAGCTCCAGTATTCTACAAAGACTTAAGTTCAGCTGAACAAAATTATGTAAAAGGAATTCAAAATCCAGCATTTGGAGCAAGCATGGAACTTAAATGGGCTAGTATTGAAAAATAA
- the pdaB gene encoding polysaccharide deacetylase family sporulation protein PdaB, with translation MSVQNVLKFFKKYRLFFIAGIFVFFSAYFLAFRLNHVEMASSKVQKFPIYRVDTKEKKVAITFDTNWGTNNTKKVLDILDKYNAKATFFLMGTWIDKHPEETKEIFKRGHEIGNHSNSHADFTLISESRMIEEIAATDAKLIKLLGKDSKVFRFPSGSYNEKAVKVAENTNHFCIQWDVDSIDWKERGADIEYNRVMKNVNPGSIILFHDNAKYTPDNLVRIIGELQKEGYKFVTISDLIYKENYHIDNTGCQKLN, from the coding sequence ATGAGTGTACAAAATGTTTTAAAGTTTTTCAAAAAATATAGGTTGTTTTTTATTGCAGGAATTTTTGTGTTTTTTTCAGCTTATTTTTTAGCGTTTAGATTAAATCATGTTGAAATGGCAAGTTCTAAAGTTCAAAAATTTCCTATATATCGTGTGGATACTAAAGAAAAAAAGGTGGCTATTACTTTTGACACCAATTGGGGAACTAATAACACTAAAAAAGTTTTGGATATTTTAGATAAGTATAATGCAAAAGCTACATTTTTTTTAATGGGAACATGGATAGATAAACATCCAGAAGAAACCAAAGAAATTTTTAAAAGAGGTCATGAAATAGGAAATCACTCTAATAGTCATGCGGATTTTACTTTAATATCTGAAAGTAGAATGATTGAGGAAATAGCTGCTACTGATGCAAAATTAATAAAACTTCTAGGAAAGGATAGTAAGGTTTTTAGATTTCCTTCAGGTTCTTATAATGAAAAAGCAGTTAAGGTAGCTGAAAATACTAATCATTTTTGTATACAATGGGATGTTGACAGTATAGATTGGAAGGAAAGAGGGGCAGACATAGAGTATAATAGAGTAATGAAAAATGTTAATCCGGGATCTATTATATTATTTCACGATAATGCAAAGTATACACCAGATAATTTAGTTAGAATAATTGGGGAATTACAAAAGGAAGGATACAAGTTTGTAACTATATCGGATCTTATATATAAAGAAAATTATCATATTGATAATACTGGTTGTCAAAAATTAAATTAA
- a CDS encoding bifunctional folylpolyglutamate synthase/dihydrofolate synthase encodes MNYKECMNYIDDAARFSINLGLDRTKRILELLGNPHDKIKCIHIAGTNGKGSTTSMISSILIEEGYKVGMYTSPYIEEFEERIQISNTNISKEDLSICVTEVYNAANKIQEEGYSHPTQFEIITCAAFLYFYNKNVDYAVIEVGLGGRFDSTNVITPILSVISSISYDHIKILGDTIEKIAIEKAGIIKNTVPVVLYPQLKEAEDVIKTVCQERKSPLKMLDIECAKYINCNDIKLNGENIRTQNIIVNVDDKTYDINLSLLGKHQILNCATVLYAINELKKMGVSIKDTSIINGLLKVKWIGRFEILNRNPLVILDGAHNIDGIKSLKESVDTYADYKDMVLILGILNDKQVEDMIKVITPNAKMVICVTPHSERAEIAGELMKSVKQYNPNCIAIEDYKIAYETALKYCDCDDLLLISGSLYMIGDMRKIITRK; translated from the coding sequence TTGAATTATAAAGAATGTATGAATTATATAGATGATGCTGCAAGGTTTAGTATAAATCTTGGACTGGATAGAACCAAAAGAATATTAGAACTTCTGGGAAATCCACATGATAAAATCAAATGTATACATATAGCAGGTACCAATGGAAAAGGTTCTACAACATCAATGATTAGCTCTATTTTAATTGAAGAAGGGTATAAAGTAGGTATGTATACCTCACCATATATTGAAGAGTTTGAAGAACGAATACAAATAAGTAATACTAATATTTCAAAAGAAGATTTAAGTATATGTGTAACTGAAGTTTATAATGCAGCTAATAAGATACAAGAAGAAGGATACAGTCACCCAACTCAATTTGAAATAATAACATGTGCTGCATTTTTATATTTTTATAACAAAAATGTAGATTATGCAGTTATTGAAGTTGGACTTGGAGGAAGATTTGATTCTACAAATGTAATAACTCCAATATTAAGTGTAATTTCTTCAATTAGCTATGACCACATAAAAATATTAGGTGATACTATAGAAAAAATTGCTATAGAAAAAGCAGGTATAATAAAAAATACAGTTCCTGTAGTTTTATATCCTCAATTAAAAGAAGCGGAAGATGTAATAAAAACTGTGTGCCAGGAGAGAAAATCTCCACTTAAAATGTTAGACATAGAATGTGCAAAATATATAAATTGCAATGATATAAAATTAAATGGAGAGAATATAAGAACTCAAAATATAATAGTAAATGTTGATGATAAAACTTATGACATAAATCTTTCTCTTCTTGGAAAACATCAAATATTAAATTGTGCCACTGTTTTATATGCGATTAATGAGCTTAAAAAGATGGGGGTATCAATAAAAGATACATCTATTATTAATGGACTTTTAAAAGTTAAGTGGATAGGAAGATTTGAAATTTTAAATAGAAATCCACTAGTAATATTAGATGGAGCACATAATATTGATGGAATAAAAAGTCTTAAAGAAAGTGTAGATACTTACGCTGATTATAAGGATATGGTTCTTATTTTAGGAATTTTAAATGATAAGCAAGTTGAAGATATGATTAAAGTTATAACTCCTAATGCAAAGATGGTTATATGTGTTACACCACATAGTGAAAGAGCTGAAATTGCTGGTGAACTTATGAAAAGTGTTAAACAATATAATCCTAATTGTATAGCCATTGAAGATTATAAAATAGCATATGAAACTGCACTTAAATATTGTGATTGTGATGATTTACTTTTAATATCAGGTTCTCTTTATATGATAGGAGATATGAGAAAAATAATAACTAGAAAATAA
- a CDS encoding AI-2E family transporter, which produces MWKNKIPYINVIPVFIILALIFKAINNIEVFASGLSVVLSILTPFFWAFGIAYILNPLMIYFEKKFNLKRCFSILIVFLLLIGFITLTVTIISPAIISNVGKLLNDMPIYVIKTQAWFYATINKFNLSNNTTLIQFANKGLTNITTTLTDSLKSFLNVALSNAIDFTSSFLKMIFGFIISVYILKDKESFQRNAKNFLYCIFKKESIDSFLTFGNEVNVIFSQYIIGKSIDSLIIGILCAIGLAILQAPYVLLISLLVGITNMIPYFGPFIGMIPAVLITVFYSPIKAVWVLIFIVILQQFDGWVLGPKILGDKVGVSPFWIILAILVGGGTFGVLGMFLGVPIIAVIKTLLQRFVTRRLKAKNIKKA; this is translated from the coding sequence TTGTGGAAAAATAAAATACCCTATATAAATGTTATACCAGTTTTTATAATTTTGGCTTTAATCTTTAAAGCAATTAACAATATAGAAGTCTTTGCTTCTGGGTTATCAGTTGTTCTTTCTATATTAACCCCATTTTTCTGGGCATTTGGTATTGCTTATATTTTAAATCCTTTAATGATATACTTTGAAAAAAAGTTTAATCTTAAAAGATGTTTTAGCATACTAATAGTATTTTTATTACTTATAGGATTTATAACACTTACAGTTACCATTATATCTCCAGCTATTATAAGTAATGTTGGAAAATTACTTAATGATATGCCTATATATGTTATAAAAACTCAAGCATGGTTTTATGCAACTATAAATAAATTTAATTTGTCAAATAACACTACGCTTATACAGTTTGCAAATAAAGGTTTAACTAATATAACGACTACGTTAACAGATTCTTTAAAATCATTCCTTAACGTAGCATTATCAAATGCAATAGATTTTACCTCTTCATTCTTAAAAATGATATTTGGATTTATAATATCTGTTTACATATTAAAAGATAAAGAATCATTTCAAAGAAATGCTAAAAACTTTTTATATTGTATATTTAAAAAAGAATCAATAGATTCTTTCCTTACTTTCGGTAATGAAGTAAATGTTATATTTTCTCAATACATTATCGGTAAATCAATAGACTCTTTAATAATTGGTATCTTGTGTGCTATTGGTCTTGCAATACTACAAGCACCTTATGTATTATTAATTAGTTTACTTGTTGGAATAACTAATATGATACCATACTTTGGACCATTCATTGGTATGATACCAGCTGTTTTAATTACAGTATTCTATAGTCCTATTAAAGCTGTGTGGGTACTTATATTTATAGTTATACTTCAACAATTCGATGGATGGGTTTTAGGTCCAAAAATACTTGGAGATAAAGTAGGCGTTAGTCCATTCTGGATCATACTTGCTATTTTAGTTGGTGGTGGAACTTTTGGTGTACTTGGAATGTTCCTTGGAGTACCTATAATAGCTGTAATAAAAACTTTACTTCAAAGATTTGTAACAAGACGATTAAAAGCTAAAAACATTAAGAAAGCATAA